One segment of Macaca fascicularis isolate 582-1 chromosome 4, T2T-MFA8v1.1 DNA contains the following:
- the IP6K3 gene encoding inositol hexakisphosphate kinase 3 isoform X1 encodes MVVQNSADAGDMRAGVQLEPFLHQVGGHMSVMKYDEHTVCKPLISREQRFYESLPLAMKQFTPQYKGTITVHLWKDSTGHLSLVANPVKESREPFKVSTESAAMAIWQTLQQTTGSSGSACALAQWPHAQLACSPKESPAKALLRSETHLNAPASSLVEDTNGNQVERKSFNPWGLHCHQAHLTRLCSEYPENKRHRFLLLENVVSQYTHPCVLDLKMGTRQHGDDASEEKKARHMRKCAQSTSACLGVRICGMQVYQTHKKYFLCKDKYYGRKLSVEGFRQALYQFLHNGSHLRRELLEPILQQLRALLSVIRSQSSYRFYSSSLLIIYDGQEPPERAPGSPHPQEAPQAAHGSSPSGLTKVDVRMIDFAHTTYKGSWNEHTTYDGPDPGYIFGLENLIRILQDIQEGE; translated from the exons ATGGTTGTGCAAAACAGCGCAGACGCCGGGGACATGAGGGCAGGCGTGCAGCTGGAGCCCTTCCTGCACCAGGTTGGGGGGCACATGAGCGTGATGAAGTATGACGAGCATACAGTGTGCAAGCCCCTCATCTCCCGGGAGCAGAGGTTCTATGAATCCCTGCCGCTGGCCATGAAGCAATTCACCCCACAGTACAAAG GCACCATCACAGTGCACCTCTGGAAAGACAGCACAGGCCATCTCAGCTTGGTTGCCAACCCAGTGAAGGAGAGCCGGGAGCCCTTCAAGGTCTCCACAGAGTCGGCGGCAATGGCCATCTGGCAGACGCTCCAGCAGACCACCGGCAGCAGTGGCAGCGCCTGCGCCCTTGCCCAGTGGCCGCACGCCCAGCTGGCATGCTCACCCAAGGAGAG TCCGGCCAAGGCTCTCCTGAGGTCCGAGACCCACCTCAACGCTCCAGCCTCCTCGCTGGTGGAAGACACTAATGGGAACCAGGTGGAGAGGAAGAGCTTCAACCCATGGGGCCTGCACTGCCACCAGGCCCACCTGACCCGCCTGTGCTCCGAGTACCCAGAGAACAAGCGGCATC GGTTCTTGTTGCTGGAAAATGTAGTGTCACAGTACACGCATCCCTGCGTCCTGGATCTGAAGATGGGGACCCGGCAGCATGGCGATGACGCGTCCGAGGAGAAGAAGGCCCGCCACATGAGGAAGTGTGCGCAGAGCACCTCAGCCTGCCTGGGTGTGCGCATCTGCGGCATGCAG GTTTATCAAACACACAAGAAGTACTTTCTCTGCAAAGACAAGTACTACGGAAGAAAACTCTCAGTGGAGGGGTTCAGACAAGCCCTCTATCAGTTCCTACATAATGGAAGCCACCTCCGGAGGGAGCTCCTGGAGCCCATCCTGCAGCAGCTCCGGGCCCTCCTCTCCGTCATTAGGAGCCAGAGTTCATACCGCTTCTACTCCAGCTCTCTCCTCATCATCTATGATGGGCAGGAACCGCCAGAAAGAGCCCCAGGCAGCCCACATCCTCAGGAGGCTCCCCAGGCAGCCCATGGCAGCTCTCCCAGTGGTCTCACCAAGGTTGACGTCCGCATGATTGACTTTGCTCATACCACGTACAAGGGCTCCTGGAATGAGCACACCACCTACGATGGACCAGACCCTGGCTATATTTTTGGCCTGGAAAACCTCATTAGGATCCTGCAGGATATCCAAGAGGGAGAATGA
- the IP6K3 gene encoding inositol hexakisphosphate kinase 3 isoform X2, giving the protein MPLLEGRIVMHFISEVEAQAEFSTDPAKALLRSETHLNAPASSLVEDTNGNQVERKSFNPWGLHCHQAHLTRLCSEYPENKRHRFLLLENVVSQYTHPCVLDLKMGTRQHGDDASEEKKARHMRKCAQSTSACLGVRICGMQVYQTHKKYFLCKDKYYGRKLSVEGFRQALYQFLHNGSHLRRELLEPILQQLRALLSVIRSQSSYRFYSSSLLIIYDGQEPPERAPGSPHPQEAPQAAHGSSPSGLTKVDVRMIDFAHTTYKGSWNEHTTYDGPDPGYIFGLENLIRILQDIQEGE; this is encoded by the exons ATGCCACTCCTAGAAGGGAGGATTGTGATGCATTTTATCTCAGAAGTTGAAGCACAGGCAGAGTTCTCTACTGA TCCGGCCAAGGCTCTCCTGAGGTCCGAGACCCACCTCAACGCTCCAGCCTCCTCGCTGGTGGAAGACACTAATGGGAACCAGGTGGAGAGGAAGAGCTTCAACCCATGGGGCCTGCACTGCCACCAGGCCCACCTGACCCGCCTGTGCTCCGAGTACCCAGAGAACAAGCGGCATC GGTTCTTGTTGCTGGAAAATGTAGTGTCACAGTACACGCATCCCTGCGTCCTGGATCTGAAGATGGGGACCCGGCAGCATGGCGATGACGCGTCCGAGGAGAAGAAGGCCCGCCACATGAGGAAGTGTGCGCAGAGCACCTCAGCCTGCCTGGGTGTGCGCATCTGCGGCATGCAG GTTTATCAAACACACAAGAAGTACTTTCTCTGCAAAGACAAGTACTACGGAAGAAAACTCTCAGTGGAGGGGTTCAGACAAGCCCTCTATCAGTTCCTACATAATGGAAGCCACCTCCGGAGGGAGCTCCTGGAGCCCATCCTGCAGCAGCTCCGGGCCCTCCTCTCCGTCATTAGGAGCCAGAGTTCATACCGCTTCTACTCCAGCTCTCTCCTCATCATCTATGATGGGCAGGAACCGCCAGAAAGAGCCCCAGGCAGCCCACATCCTCAGGAGGCTCCCCAGGCAGCCCATGGCAGCTCTCCCAGTGGTCTCACCAAGGTTGACGTCCGCATGATTGACTTTGCTCATACCACGTACAAGGGCTCCTGGAATGAGCACACCACCTACGATGGACCAGACCCTGGCTATATTTTTGGCCTGGAAAACCTCATTAGGATCCTGCAGGATATCCAAGAGGGAGAATGA